The stretch of DNA TGGAAATGGCAAGAGGCATCAGGAGTCTTATGTGATCATCGAGCACTTTTGAggtcaaaatatttataaaatatttgctaGATTAATAATACTTCATAGATCTAATATGAGTGTTGTTTGGTAGACGATAGTTAAAAAtatcatatacaaaaagtttgtattGTTGAGATGGAAATGTTTAGATAAATGTATGAAGTTACTATAAAAGAGGAAAAACTTATTTTCATTTATGAATTATTCGGTATCACTTTAATAGAGGATGAAATGAGTttaaatcatttaagatgatacaaatatttaagatGGTATATGTACTTAGAGACCTATATCTTAGAAGAGGTAAAATGATTATTATCAGTGGTATGAGGAAAGATAGAAGAAGACATAGAAGGACCTTAATGGAAActatataaacaaaattttaaatattttaaacataactaaataaataaatatttaaataactcTGTATAGTTCTCGATGATGATAAAGGATCAAAATAGTCAGAAATCTATGACTATATTCTTTAAGAAATTTCCTGATTCAAAAAATTACACTTATATAattacaatatttcataaatctatCTATAATAGTTTCTTCTGATTTGAGTACCTAATGGGCTATACAAGTGTTTCAACATGATATGAAATGTCAAGGATAAGACGGTATTTGATGCTAAAAGTATTTCGCTAGTGTAGATAAGAGATTAGACAACATTTAATGCTACAAGAAAGTATTTGCATAAGGTGTAGATTTTTAGATACAACAATCTGTCATCCAAACTAGCTAATTTTTTCGTCGTTGCAGGTGATGCTATGGTTGGAAACCGATCATGGTTTGGAGGAGTCCTTTACCGCATTGGCAACAAACGTCAAAGTAGTAATGAAAAGACAATTGATTTTACTTTGACCCCTCTTCaggtaatttttttttacaataaaaTAGTTAATGTTTATTGTTGACATATTTCTCCTCTTGCTTACCATAAATTATACATGACCATGATTAACTGCTTTGATTTGGTAACTTTTGTATGCTTTCAACTTAAGTTTAATAATATAATTCTCTAACTGTATCAACAAGTATAGGATGTTAAGTTTCTTGTGATAAATAAAGTTatagaaatcaaaatatatattggaTCACTTTTTGTAAGAAATGAAATTTACCTGTTTACATGTATAACTCGACAAGCAGATATGAAAGTTTCAGCAGAGAAACCTATTATGTTAAAGACAGTTTTCAGAGAACATACAATTATTAGAACATCATTTTCATGTAAAACAACAGGCATCCGTTGATGCTACTGCTATAACCTTTTGATAATTATTAGGACTTGCTCAAGCTTTAGGAATCAAGCCCAAGTTGGTGAAAAACTACCAACTGCAAGCCCTGAGTATGCAGTGCTTCTCCTTACGTGACCATAGTTTTAAAAAATGAGGTTGAATCACCACTTAATTCCAAATAGAAAGATATTAGAATTATGCCAAGTCAAACCCTATTAATTCAATCTTGTATCGGGTTTCATACAATTGTCACCCATAATCCTATTAATCGAAAAGACTCATAGATACATATCAATCAAGATAGTTGTACACCGGTTCTAGTTAAAGCTACATCCTATAGTAACCTATAAATAAAAGACAGCTTAAATTGATTCTGGAAATTACAAGAAAACAGAAAGGTTAGTACCAAATTATTAAATTCTTATTCAATCTGCAAGAGTTTTATCAACTGACAAGAGTCGCTTCTTGCTTTATGGTGCTTGATATACAGTGCTGTTTTGTTGTTCGTGGGTGTTGCATTCGTAAATAAATTACAACATGAAAGATAAAACTGGCTAAATATAGTTAAAGATTTCTACCACCAGCCTTTTCTTATATTGCTTAGAGTCTGTGTTGATACATTAATAAAATGGCGGATTTGTGGATGAAGCTTTCCCTCATCGAGGGGTTGTTGGTGCATGGGTTGGGGTTGCAAATTATTTGTAGTGAATCATATCCCATTGAAGATGGACTTGATTTTACTTATTGTTTGCCAATTATCTTTATGTGCCCATAGTCAAGTTCACATCTTTTTCTAGTTGGTGCTTGACATAAATTTACTAAATTTTTGCAGGAAGCACGATTACAAAAGCTTAAGGAGCGTTTGAATATACCATTTGATGAGGCTCGACCAGATCATCAGGTTAGTGTAACCCATTCAGGTCCATGATATTGATATCATATTCTTTTGCTTAAAATGCCACTTGCAAGAGAGAACATTAAAATGTCTGGCACTTAGTAGAAGCTCGTTGCTCATTTCTTGAGAGATTTGTGGATCTTCCTAATATGGTGCTGAATTTTTGTTTATGTATATCCCTCGCTCTTCTTTTGGTAAAATTACTGGCAAGAGTAACTTAAGACAAGCAGTAAATCTCCATGTACTTCTGTTAGGCTTCAAGCATAATGAGCGATTAAGTgtttgttgttttttcttttttccattcaaACAATATGGTTTACTGTTAAGTAAAATTTGTTAGGAACAGTCAAGTTAATCTAAGTGCTTAAATTTTGTGCCACTAGGAAGCTCTCAGAGCTCTTTGGCATGCGTCCTTCCCAAGAACAGAACTCACAGGTCTCGTATCAGAGCAATGGAAAGACATGGGGTGGCAAGGACCAAACCCATCGACTGATTTCAGGTAATCTGGTAGGCatgcttgtttcttctttttcttagtcTCTTGCAGATTATGTTTCTTTTACAtactatattttattaaaattgtaATAATTCGCTTGATTGAATTTGTGCCACTGTGTCCATTAGGTGCTGCATAAACTATTGTCAAGAGCCTCTTGGAAATGGTTTGATTCTGTAGCACTAGATAATGGTATCCACAATTTTCTAAATCAGGGTTTATAAATATGGATATGTGCATCGAAATCCAATTGTGTGAATCGGCATGACAAAAAAGTTGTATAATATGCAACTTCTTGTGCCATAGGCACTAACTAACTTTAAGCCATTATGGTCTACCATTGAAACAGGAGCAAAATGGGTATGAATTCTAGATCAACTTGGTCTTCCATTTTTGTCAAGAACATGTCCATCAAGAATGGTCAAAATATTAGCTAGGGTCCTTGCCATAGCACCCAGAACAACAATTTAGTATCTCTTCTGGTTTGTTTTCCTACAGTAATGAGGGTTGTTGTTCATCAGTTGTCAAATAGGAATATTGTGTAAGATCGGGGTGTTGGCATTGTTAGTTATCATGCTGGTTAGTGTTGACCTATGTTTTTGATTGTTAATTATATCTGGATTTCACATCCTTTTAGGTAATATATCCTTTGATATCAATTAAATAAGCAGCAACCACATAATTATGAGTTATGAAGGATAATAGTCATTTTTTTCCCATTCTTTTGCAGGGGTTGTGGATTTGTTTCGCTTGAGAATCTATTATTTTTTGTGAGGACTTATCCGGTAGGCTACCTGAACCACTTTCTTTCTATACTATATGATTCTTTTTGTAGAAACAAAGAATCTGAAAAAGATGAGTTagtttaatattatattaatttgtTATCATAGAAGTCAAGGATGGATTTTCTTGCCATGGCTTCGGGTGTGTGCCAATAGCATGCCTGGTTGCATTACTGCTATGAATGATGAAAGACTAATTTTCTCACTGATTTCAATCTGAAGGCTTCTTTCCGAAGGTTACTATTCAAACAAGAAGGAAATAGAGCCACATGGGAATACCCATTTGCTGTCGCAGGTGTCAACATCTCATTCATGTTGACTCAGATGCTAGAATTGCATTCAGGTTAGTTAATAAGCATGCAGTATCATTTTTAAGAAACGAACGAGGGTATCTTATTTTCTTCTCACTAGGATTTACCAGCGTTATAACACTACTACTACTGAAAACAAAGGAGAACACAACTACTGACTGCATGGTGTTTATGTTCTTCCGTCTTTGACGGAGTAATTCAGATATCTAATATTTTTCTCCTTCCGCAGCAAGACCCAAATCTGTGCCAGCGATCAATTTTTTGAAAGTTCTATCAGGTGATACACAATTTCACTGTGCCAAATGCTTAACCAAACcctccttttcctttttttttttttttggtctttgCTTATATTTATTCTCCTCCTGCTCACAGAAGACGAGGAAGCATTTGACGTTTTATACTGCATAGCGTTTCAGATGATGGATGCTCAGTGGCTTGCAATGGGTgcttcatatatgcaattcaaagTATAAAACTCACTACACTACAAATTCATCgaactttttttttatcttgtctGTCGTCTGACATAGCTATCTTCCATGCCTTCTCTTGATGGCCTACTCCAGCAAGTGTTGGAAGCAACAAGGATCCAACTAGAGAGGGAGCTGTCTTTAGACGACATTCACCGAATCCAAGATCTACCTGCTTACAACCTTTTGTACAAATAGGCTCCATCTAATTCCAGTTGTAAAAGTTGTTTTCCTAAGGAATTCTTGTACAGTTACAGTTTATCTGGCAGAGACCTTTTTCtcatagatttatttattttttcttgtgtgtatcaCATTAATTATGATATAATAAAGATAACAACTCAACAAATTAATACATCATCTCAATCAgctattgatatatatatttatatttatatttttcgaAACAGAGCACTTTCAAAACGAAAAAAAGAGTTCCCTTAACATAAAAGTGTTCTCTGATGTCTCTTTTGagacaaatataataaaaatatattttaattagaaGAAAACACATATTCTTAGATCAAGAAAACATTTTTCCCTGGTCGCAGCCGGTGAGCGGGAAGTCCTTTTCCAACGAACCCCTACGTCTCATGGCGATCTGTCCTTTTCCCCTTGCTGTGGACGACCGGACCAGACACGGTCCccctgttcctcctcctcctcctcctcctcgccacgCCGCCACCATCACCAGCACTCTGTTCCTTCCCCTCCCAACCGCCATTCTTGATCAATTGCCTGCGGTCCGTCCGCTCCCATCGAATCTGATTCTCGTCTACTGCTCGGATCTCGTTTGCACGGCTTGAATCCACCTCCCCAACtcgtttcttcttcctcttgatgtTTCTTCTTTTGCCGCCGCTGCCGCGGTCCCTTCGTTCTGAGGTGGAGGAACGGTAGCTTCCGCCGCTGCCACGATGGCCTCGGCGCGTCGCACTTTGCTCGTCACCAACCACGATCGGCCCTTGAAGGGCCAGTCGTTGCTCGGCAGGCCTGAGAACGCTTCTCCCCCTTTCCTCCACGGACTCCGCTGCCTCCTCGGCGGCGTTCACCCGCGCAAGAACCCCTGGAGGCGTTCCGTCCACCGCGccatcctcttctccttcttcgttGGTTTCTTCTGGGGCCTCTTATCCTTCGTCGACCTCGACGACTCCTCCGATATCTCGCCGCCCCACGTCTTCTTCTTCGACCCCATCCGCGCCCCTCCCCCCGCGGAAGAGCAGGAGCGGCTCCCCGATCCTTTCGACAAGCTCTTGATCATAGTGACCCCGACGTACAACAGGGCCTTCCAGGGCTATCACCTGAGCCGCCTCGCCCACACGCTCAAGCTCGTGCCCCCGCCCCTACTCTGGATTGTGGTCGAGACGAAGACGGCCACCGCCGAGACCGCCGACATTCTCAGGAGATCCGGCGTCATGTACAGGCACCTCGTATGCCGCAAGAACACCAGCGTCAACCTCCACAGAGACGTCCGCCAGCGGCACACCGCCCTCAAGCACATCAGGCTCCATCGTCTGGACGGAATCGTCTACATGGCAGATGACGACAACATCTACTCGCTGGATCTCTTCGACCGCCTGAGACAGATCAGGTTGTAACTGGTAGCAGCAATTACATTATTATTCCAGCATAATCTGCCGATTTATTAGTTTGAATTGTCGCCTCAAATAGTATCACTTAATGAGTGCACTCACAGTTACGGTATAATTCGACTTATTTAAGAAGCCTGTATCATCAGATATGCTTAAAACGATTAAGACAGAGATTTGACATGTCTGGAAATGGTAGCTATATGCTGCTGCAGATGAACTACTTGTTGATATGTCTTTACACAAACCTTGACTGTGAATGGAGTACCAGTTCACTTGTATTTTTTTGACAGAAAGAAACAAGTGATAACCATGGCCAATTTCTGAATCTTCAAGTATGTTACAATTAAACATATCATTATGCTTGACAAATGACCAACTGCATATGTTGCAAATGCTACACTCGATTAAACTTTGAGTACACTACAATAGGACACTCCTTTGTAGTTATGTGCCTTCTTCAGAATGCAGTAAACCTGAGAATTAACAAAGTCATTTTAGTTCTTGTCCTCTTGACTTTGCAGTAAACCAGTGATTTAACTAAGTCAATTTATGTCTGCTTGAATAGCTAATTACTCCCTACAAGGTTGTTTAGTAAATTTTTGTTACTCTCCTAAATGTTGAACTGTTATCCTTGTACATCATAACTTATTTACAAGTGCATTAGATGGTAAGGGCTTTCGAGTTACTGCCTGTTGATCCGCTTTCTTGACAAAGCAATTTGTGTATATAGGAGATTTGCCACTTGGCCTGTGGCGATGCTTGCTCAAAGCAAAAATAAGGTTATTCTACAAGGTCCGGTATGCAATGGAAGAAAAGTGATTGGATGGCACACGAACAGGAAAGGCAACAATCATAGGAGATTTCATGTTGATATCTCAGGCTTTGCTTTCAACAGCAGCATACTTTGGAATCCGAGGAGATGGatgtatccaaaagacatcattagGCTACTGGACACTGTAACAGAAAGGTTTGAAGTACGTCTTCTGTTTCCTTTCCTTGTAGTTTTTAGCTTGCCAGTCAAAACTTTCACTCATAAAATGTCAAAGCTCAAAAGTAACAAGAGAGAAGATCTTGaatgaatgaaaaataaaaaaatcagaaGCGTCGAATAGTTGATTTGCATGTCTCAAACAATTTGGAAGATCAGCACTTGTGTTATGTTTCACAACTCCTTTGGCACCATCCTCTCTTGGTCACCTAAATGTTGGGtgtttttttttgtgtatatCCTCTTCTTTATTCTGTGTTGGCATTGCCAGAAAATTCCTCtaaacttgaaattttgattatgcactgAAGACTTTAAAATCCAGTTCTTGGTAAATTTTTTCAAGTTGAAGTGTAGCCAAATTTGGAGTTTTCAACTTGCTAAAAATAAGTTGTGTGTACATGTAACCTTTTCATTCTGTTTAAGTCCACATAACTCGAGGTTTTTAGCTTGGCTCATCCACACTGTTTCTGAACTAATGTTGAATCTTCTTTAGCAGCCGGTTTGGGTCTATTTCCATAGACAGCCTCAGGCCCCAAGGATTACCTGTTCCAGAAAAATAAGAAATCTATCCATAAAACCTTGAATGTTGCTTGAAGCCTTGaagtttttatttaataaaaaaaaatatttatattgtcTAGGTCACAGTATCATCCCCTTACACAATAAAAATTTACTTGGATGCATACAAGGAACGTTATGGTGCTCTTATTTGTTCTTTATCCTCTATAATGTATCACAACTATGAATTAAATAATTCAAATATTGAACACAGTTAGATCAAAGTTTAAACAGCTTATTAATGGAATATGTTAATTCAAGATATTATTCTTATCAGAGTTCCTTTTTTGGTTGGATACGATGCTATTCTTTTCCTACTTGATTGCATACTTTTATCTACTGGTTACCAAATCCATCTTTCGGCAATATAAAACTGTTTTAAGTATAACGTATGCAGGATACAGGATTTATCGAACAGATAGTCGAGGACGAAGGCCAACTAGAAGGCTTACCTAATGATTGCTCAAGGATTATGAATTGGCGTCTGCAATTGGAATCTAGAAGTCTTGTTTATCCTAGAGGGTGGCAGATTTCAGAGAATCTCAATACTGTTGTTCCTTTAAATTAGGAATTCTAGCTTGTCCAAGGTACCTACTTAAGTTTGGTTCTTATTTTCTAATTATTCCATCACATTCTTTTAGATATTGGAGGCAATGTTTTGGGCAGCCATCACCTGGGCCCTAAGCTACTGTCCAGTTAATCTTTGTCTTTTTATGTTTACAAGGCTTCAACTCATTTGTGTCCTTACTACTGTTTCATCTTACATTTGCAGCTTTGTGATCTTTAATGATGATCTTCTTCGTAGCAAAGCATCTATGGTTCTTTCCCTCCCCCACCCCCATCAAGAGCACATTTAATATGTATTCATTATTCTTTTAGTCAATTTATGTACAAACACATTATAGAAGAGTGATTGTGTTTTTTAAGAaattgtttcaggatcatttctaTGTTCAGTCGAAGAAATTGTGTTTGATGCCTTCGTTTTCCTTAATCTTTTTCTGTGTCGGCTGCATATCGATCTgaaaagtatttttttatattctttttcttttaatcacATTATTAGCTCAGTGGAGGATAGTTGACTGACATCCATGTTGGAGGAGGAAAAAGATGAGCTGGTTCCTATGACATGTTCATCTCTTGGAAGTACGTTTCATAATTCTCTTTCTGTAGTTTTGGTAGCGTGTTTGTGCCTGTGAGAATAATATTAGTCTGTATCTTTAATGTTGTCAAAAATGATAACAATGTTCGATATTATAGTCATCAAGTTTTGTTACATGGATCTCGACTCATGGCATGAATCACCATGCGATGGTAACCGGGTCGGATCTAGAATCGCCTTGCCCCTTTCTCGGTGCGTGGCGTCGTGCAACCCAATCCATATCCGGTCTAATCGGGTCGGATCTAAAGTATATTCACAACTTGATGCTCGCTTAATGGTAAGCCATTTCATATCAGGTTTACCGACCTTACCTCGCTCGCGCGATTAACGCACGCCGTTGCCTCCGTGCGTGCGTGTGAGAGAAGGCGAAGGTGCGGAGTATTACTTTCTTCGGCTCGGCGACGGCGACGAGGAGGGAAACTCCTCATCGACTCTCGAGGCCGCTCTCAAATTAGACCTCCGATCCTGCCCTTCTATTGTTACAGAGAGAAAGATCGAGATCGTGGCCGAGATTGAGAGGGAGAGAGGCGAATATAAAGGgtaggaagagggagaggggataTGGAGGGCTGGGATCCGAGCACGAAGTCGGCGCTGACGCGATCCCGCTATTGTCGACGCGGGCGGGGCCGCGGGAAGGGTCGGCGTGGACGCAGCGGCTGAAGGAGGAGTATCGCGCCCTGATCGCCTACACCACCATGAGCAAGTCCCACGACAACGATTGGTTCCGCATCTCCGCCGCCAATCCCGAGGGCACCCACTGGTCGGGCACCTGCTGGTATGTCCACAACCTCCGCCGTTACGAGTTCCAAGTCCAGTTCGACATCCCCGTCACCTACCCCACCACCGCCCCCGAAATCGAGCTCCCCCAGTTCGACGGCAAGACCCACAAGATGTACCGGGGAGGCAAGATCTGCCTCACCGTCCACTTCAAGCCGCTCTGGGCCAAGAACTGGTGTCTAAAAATAGCAAAAAAGATAGAAAATTTTTTATCCTTCCCTTTTGTGGTGTGATTCTTGACAATAATTATCTCGGTTTGTTCATTGGCAGCCCTAGGTTTGGAATTGCGCACGCCCTTTGCCTGGGCCTCGCGCCGTGGCTTGCCGCGGAGGTGCCGATTCTTGTCGACTCCGGCGTTCTGAAGCACAAAGATGATTAGGCCTCCTTAGCCGGATCTTGACGGTTTGCCTCTCTTGGTTGTTATAGCCCTAATCAGTAGTCATACGAGACAGCAACTTAAAACTTTATAAACAGTTTGATATTTCGATCTGCAAGGACTAGTTTTTATTGAATTTGCTCAGCATGTGTTATCCTAAATAATTTGTTACTGTCTTCATGGTGACGTGTTCGATAAATTTTGGTGCTATATGGTCGTTTCCATCTGTTTCGTTGAAGATCCTTTGGaattggttatatatatatatatatgttgtttaTGCATCGATCATGTGTAGTGCTCAAGTATTACTGATGTTAAGATTTTGTTCTTCCGGTATTTTTGATCATGTGTAATAAAATAGACCTAACCCTGGCTTTGGAACCGGTGGTTTTGGTTCTGAAAATTTAGAATCAGAACCGTCTATTTTAattgtatttattttttatttaataaaaatgcaatttgtagcaacataatgtttaaatttaaattttaaatttcatcAAAGCTTATATTGACGTAAATTAACAACTTATAATTTACATCAATTGCTGATATTCACCAATGTTAGATACTCCGATTATTATAGATCAAACAAATCTTCATTGCTTTCTCAGATGATCTCTTGTCTCTTTTGCTCCCTTTCGATCCAGTCATCAACAACATCTGGGCCTTAACTGATTCGGGGTCAAATGCGTCTCATCCAAGATACGTTCTCCGACGCCGAAAGCTTGCTCTAAATCTGTTGCCAACGATGAAGGTTGCGAATATGTTGGGTTTTTCTGGTAGGAGTATTCTTATGTCTGTTTTGTCTACATTTTATATGGGCTAACAAAAGAATTAgctttaatttgaattttctaataTGAACTCTCTGAGAGGGTGGGTGGTCACTACTTGGAACTGAAAGAAAGCTTTTATGAGTTCCAATTTGCTTTTTATCATCATTCAGTGGAGTATCTATGTGTTTTATAAACTAAGCTGAGGATCCATACAACAAATTGGAATGGCGGCTCTAAACCCATTGGACTTGAGGTTTGCAACTTGGACTGTGTGCCGTTTGCAGATTGAGATGTCACACAATGCACCCACCATACAGAAATGTGGATTAGTATTTTGCTCAAGACAGTAGTTGTCGAACACCTTTTCTTCTTTGTAGTATCAATTCTGTTCAAACCGACAGGTACTTTTAGATTTATTAACTCAGTTAGTTTTGAAGCATTTTGCAGGAGAGAATGGCAGCATCCGGCAGCTCCATGATGTTGTTGTGGATCGAAAGTTTGTGTGTGTGGTtccttttcatttttatttttgttgaacCCTGTTTGTTCCGTAATTTGGATCTGATAGACAAACTATCTTCTGCCTTTTTATGTCATGTCTGAACTGAACTATGCTGAGATTAGGAGGGAATATGTGAGACGTTTAACACTTGGGGTTGGATTGTGTTTTGCATATTCTTTTCTGGAAATGCTGAACTGCCTGAAGCAAAACCAGCTTAAGAATATAAGAAAACGAATggctcattctttttctttttattttgtttttattatatttcttATGGTTGGTGTTTCATAGCTGATCTGCTTACATCATCGCCTGTTACA from Musa acuminata AAA Group cultivar baxijiao chromosome BXJ2-11, Cavendish_Baxijiao_AAA, whole genome shotgun sequence encodes:
- the LOC103970053 gene encoding uncharacterized protein LOC103970053 isoform X1 — its product is MKLGEFDAETCAIPLASLKSEAEPASQHRLCVTGDAMVGNRSWFGGVLYRIGNKRQSSNEKTIDFTLTPLQEARLQKLKERLNIPFDEARPDHQEALRALWHASFPRTELTGLVSEQWKDMGWQGPNPSTDFRGCGFVSLENLLFFVRTYPASFRRLLFKQEGNRATWEYPFAVAGVNISFMLTQMLELHSARPKSVPAINFLKVLSEDEEAFDVLYCIAFQMMDAQWLAMGASYMQFKQVLEATRIQLERELSLDDIHRIQDLPAYNLLYK
- the LOC103970053 gene encoding uncharacterized protein LOC103970053 isoform X2, with protein sequence MKLGEFDAETCAIPLASLKSEAEPASQHRLCVTGDAMVGNRSWFGGVLYRIGNKRQSSNEKTIDFTLTPLQEARLQKLKERLNIPFDEARPDHQEALRALWHASFPRTELTGLVSEQWKDMGWQGPNPSTDFRGCGFVSLENLLFFVRTYPASFRRLLFKQEGNRATWEYPFAVAGVNISFMLTQMLELHSARPKSVPAINFLKVLSDEEAFDVLYCIAFQMMDAQWLAMGASYMQFKQVLEATRIQLERELSLDDIHRIQDLPAYNLLYK
- the LOC135581351 gene encoding probable beta-1,4-xylosyltransferase IRX9H isoform X1, translating into MASARRTLLVTNHDRPLKGQSLLGRPENASPPFLHGLRCLLGGVHPRKNPWRRSVHRAILFSFFVGFFWGLLSFVDLDDSSDISPPHVFFFDPIRAPPPAEEQERLPDPFDKLLIIVTPTYNRAFQGYHLSRLAHTLKLVPPPLLWIVVETKTATAETADILRRSGVMYRHLVCRKNTSVNLHRDVRQRHTALKHIRLHRLDGIVYMADDDNIYSLDLFDRLRQIRRFATWPVAMLAQSKNKVILQGPVCNGRKVIGWHTNRKGNNHRRFHVDISGFAFNSSILWNPRRWMYPKDIIRLLDTVTERFEDTGFIEQIVEDEGQLEGLPNDCSRIMNWRLQLESRSLVYPRGWQISENLNTVVPLN
- the LOC135581351 gene encoding probable beta-1,4-xylosyltransferase IRX9H isoform X2, encoding MASARRTLLVTNHDRPLKGQSLLGRPENASPPFLHGLRCLLGGVHPRKNPWRRSVHRAILFSFFVGFFWGLLSFVDLDDSSDISPPHVFFFDPIRAPPPAEEQERLPDPFDKLLIIVTPTYNRAFQGYHLSRLAHTLKLVPPPLLWIVVETKTATAETADILRRSGVMYRHLVCRKNTSVNLHRDVRQRHTALKHIRLHRLDGIVYMADDDNIYSLDLFDRLRQIRRFATWPVAMLAQSKNKVILQGPVCNGRKVIGWHTNRKGNNHRRFHVDISGFAFNSSILWNPRRWMYPKDIIRLLDTVTERIQDLSNR
- the LOC103970055 gene encoding LOW QUALITY PROTEIN: ubiquitin-fold modifier-conjugating enzyme 1 (The sequence of the model RefSeq protein was modified relative to this genomic sequence to represent the inferred CDS: inserted 1 base in 1 codon; substituted 1 base at 1 genomic stop codon), whose translation is MEGWDPSTKSALTRXPLLSTRAGPREGSAWTQRLKEEYRALIAYTTMSKSHDNDWFRISAANPEGTHWSGTCWYVHNLRRYEFQVQFDIPVTYPTTAPEIELPQFDGKTHKMYRGGKICLTVHFKPLWAKNCPRFGIAHALCLGLAPWLAAEVPILVDSGVLKHKDDXASLAGS